Below is a genomic region from Eupeodes corollae chromosome 1, idEupCoro1.1, whole genome shotgun sequence.
tcggcataaaactgtaggtccaacAAAGTAGGAAgacatttttgtaaagtttttttaaagtcccaacatttattagtttattttacCTTCCAAACTTTATTTGTTCTTGTATTAtatctttaaaattgttgaaataaagtttattttcaaattattttctactATTcccttaaacaaatttgtatggatCTATAGACAGTATTGGAGCCCACCTTTTGTTAACATTTGAGCTATAATGGTAAGCAAAGCATAAGGACTGTCTCAGAAGCTGCtatctttgaaataatttaaattaagaaaacggGCAAATTTTTCaaggtttaaattaaatattattccatAAAAATTCAACTCAACGGCTCAAATAAAACTCTCCAAAAAGTACACTTATAACCAACTTTAGTATAACTGCTCCTGCTCTTGCTGTCATCCCTTTAGATCAGGTTGAGCTAAAATTAAATCCCATAAGCCAACATAAACAAGACCAtaagattttttgttaaaaaaaaacatagttactccatttgcatttttgaaatgtttatacTTGTTAAGACCACATGAATTGCCCACAAAAATGTCAAAGTCCCTTTAAAAATCAAACCGCCACCACACAGATTTGCCGACTGAAAATAGATCCAATTTCTTTTAACAATACAGTATCTACATACTCATCTTGTAGAAGGCATACACAAATCTCAAAGTCTTGCTTTCGTGATTCCTAAAGTGAATCTCCTGAAGAGTGTAGAGctctctatctatctatcttttgtGTTATCGTCACCCATGCAAGCAAAATGTATCGAATTGCAACGCCAATGAATATCTATGGCCGGTGGTTGTGTTGGGCTGGTTAATTCTGAAGCTTCTAGACACATTTGCACCACATGACTATATtcgtagatagatagatacatccGTCCGTCGTCCATCTTATACTCACTCGTAGGTATAGATAGGTGTTTGGATTATAATTTTCCTTGCGTGtgcaacagaaaacaaaatcaaaatccacAGCCCTCCTggtatgatgataatgatgatgatgctgaagCCAAAACTATTAGATACTTATATAGAAGCCTAGAAGTGGGGCTACACAATATGCATGCAGTGTGCATCCAGATGTGGAGACACAATAAAACTGCGATACGCTTATAACCAAGTAATTAGTCGATATTATATTGCCTTCTAAGACGAAGACGGCCGCCACATTCGCCAGTACTATACTCACTGGCTCAAATCCGGGTGTATCAGAAAAAGTGAATCCGTTCCTTCAaggaaaagtgttttaaaaagtgcaaaagacaaaaacaaaacgaaaatcaaataatatcCTTGAAAATGCTTACGATTGTGAATATCTTACTGACATTTAGCATAATGGCAATCTTAAGTGTCGTCTCAACTCGAGCAGAAGCGACTGACTCGAGTGACGGTAAAAACTCAATCCTTTTGGATAAAATGTCCTGGAATTGTGCGAACAACGCGAGTTGCCTTTATTCCGTTGTCAATAGTGTTTTATCCTCCTATAAGCAAGGAGAAGTGATTAGTTTCGGGCTCTTCGACGTGGAAAAACTAAAGAACACGAAAGCTCCTTCGAGTGGTACATCATCAGGCAGATCCCTGGGATTCGCAGACTTTCTAAGTGGCAATTCTTTTAAAGTGCCAATTGGACCGATGGTCTTTAGCGTTCAACGATCTGGAGACGAAGGAGACTTCTTAGAAATTTCTATTTCAAAGCCGTCATTAAACGAAGGTGAGTACACTGACACAAAGACACGGAGCACTATAACCCAATAAGGATATGTTAAATCGACGACTTCTCTCCATGTTGAAGCAAGGCGACACGGTGGACTTGGTGGTGGAATGGGTGGCAATCGAATAAGAAACCGTCACGGTCACAAGGACAAGAAGCAATTCCAAATGTTCATTCCCATTTATCTGGCTGCCACGACTTTCGGTTGGACTATGCTGGCAGTGAAGGCGGTTGGGATACTCACTCTTAAAGCCTTGGCCATTTCGAAGTTAGCTTTCATCGTCGCCGCTATGGTAATCATTAAGAAGCTCATGGA
It encodes:
- the LOC129940451 gene encoding uncharacterized protein LOC129940451 yields the protein MLTIVNILLTFSIMAILSVVSTRAEATDSSDGKNSILLDKMSWNCANNASCLYSVVNSVLSSYKQGEVISFGLFDVEKLKNTKAPSSGTSSGRSLGFADFLSGNSFKVPIGPMVFSVQRSGDEGDFLEISISKPSLNEARRHGGLGGGMGGNRIRNRHGHKDKKQFQMFIPIYLAATTFGWTMLAVKAVGILTLKALAISKLAFIVAAMVIIKKLMDNASEKLMYPHYPEQQPFIMPYNMDYGMHALQGPELGSPEMYPLHYAAAAAAAAGGGTGGGHQHQGMENVAAESNLHQLLDVQNGTQILAGLAKQMGHQQKIKRADTWMGAAKPFLYNYLPTRSMYNVKQ